The following proteins are encoded in a genomic region of Diabrotica virgifera virgifera chromosome 1, PGI_DIABVI_V3a:
- the LOC126878804 gene encoding uncharacterized protein LOC126878804: MSSRSRRIMNLLNVSHLPDEWENSCDKDPNVSNEEKENIPLSSTSKRSSRSSSSSSSSSSSVNSSSSSSSSSSSSSRCCSLEQGRFVSHILKGKEIEAQPQSLSSRTTSPSILESVILTPRTPAVHYRISPMNSEESDADISDNDPTYNEHQGRKRSPSSSSSSSDDGTSEVVATSPRRSKKRKADPTKWKQNNQKIKRNAGEQYISTKTRNVVPARQMKSPCNQKCRLKCSENFDEAKRLQHFKCFWALGDLQLQRMFIKARMALVEPKYKYSNAQHPRAPNAAFYLYDDNAKIRVCKTFFINTLGITSKMIRTVRYKTNNCNSVEEDRRGKHNSHRRVDDNLKEDIIRFINLIPRIESHYLRASTSREFISGSKSITDLFRDFQEKQKNNSRDSGKFHLFYEIFTTHFNLGFFQPKKDQCDLCLQYNNSSADQRLALKVKYDTHLEEKELSRAEKKNDRMTLDKYNLCVCYDVQAIMQSPNGETSSFYYKSKLNSYNFTLTVLNKLPENEDDFKGYGDVHCYFWDETQGKRGAVEIGSCVLDFLKKVCEDAGEHEVNVTFVTDNCCGQNKNKYIASLYMFAVTTIKNLKGITHKFLIKGHTQNEADNVHMLIQKQISRDLKAGPILTPLQSTTAIQRARKTGKPFIVHTLNHDFFYDLKDLQVKWGYNFNVDEEKNTIVWNHIKVMKFTKGNPFFFQYKTSYKDAFKQINVRNKRKKMLDNKEISIKTVYSAPFELSLNKKQDLKELISKRLIDPYHACYYNNMLM, translated from the exons atgTCATCACGATCGCGAAGAATTATGAACCTTCTTAATGTTTCACATCTACCTGATGAATGGGAAAACAGTTGCGATAAGGACCCAAAC GTCAGCAATGAAGAAAAAGAGAACATCCCTTTAAGTTCAACATCAAAACGTTCGTCGAGATCGTCATCTAGTAGTTCCAGTTCGTCTTCTAGCGTCAACAGTAGCAGTTCGTCATCTTCTAGCAGCAGCTCTTCCTCTCGATGTTGTTCACTGGAACAAGGACGATTTGTTTCACATATCTTAAAAGGTAAAGAAATTGAAGCCCAGCCTCAGTCTTTATCGTCTAGAACTACTTCACCTTCAATACTAGAATCCGTAATTTTAACACCACGAACTCCAGCTGTACATTACCGTATATCGCCAATGAATTCAGAAGAGAGTGATGCTGATATTAGTGACAATGATCCCACTTATAATGAACATCAAGGTAGAAAACGTTCGCCAAGCTCATCTTCAAGTTCCTCTGATGATGGTACTTCTGAAGTAGTTGCAACATCGCCCAGGAGATCGAAGAAACGTAAAGCTGATCCTACTAAATGGAAGCAAAATAACCAAAAGATAAAACGAAATGCAGGAGAACAATACATTTCTACTAAGACTAGAAACGTTGTTCCTGCGCGTCAAATGAAGAGTCCATGCAATCAGAAATGCAGATTGAAATGCAGCGAAAATTTTGATGAGGCTAAAAGACTTCAACATTTCAAATGTTTTTGGGCACTAGGAGATTTGCAATTACAGCGTATGTTTATAAAAGCAAGAATGGCTTTAGTTGAACCTAAATATAAGTATTCAAACGCTCAACATCCCAGAGCACCAAATGCTGCTTTCTACTTGTACGATGATAACGCCAAAATCAGAGTCtgcaaaacattttttatcaataCGTTGGGAATAACAAGTAAAATGATTCGCACAGTAAGATATAAGACTAACAATTGCAATTCTGTTGAAGAAGATAGAAGAGGCAAACATAATAGTCATAGACGCGTGGATGACAATCTGAAAGAAGATATCATTAGATTTATCAATCTAATACCACGAATTGAATCGCATTATTTAAGAGCGTCGACCTCAAGAGAGTTCATAAGTGGATCGAAAAGTATTACTGACTTGTTTAGAGACTTTCAAGAAAAACAGAAGAATAATTCCCGAGATTCTGGAAagtttcatttgttttatgagaTTTTTACTACCCATTTTAATTTGGGTTTTTTTCAACCCAAGAAAGATCAATGCGATCTTTGTTTACAGTATAACAACTCTTCTGCTGATCAGAGGCTTGCTCTCAAAGTCAAATATGATACTCACCTAGAAGAAAAGGAATTAAGCCGAGCAGAAAAAAAGAATGATAGAATGACTCTTGACAAATATAATTTATGCGTTTGCTACGATGTTCAAGCGATAATGCAAAGTCCCAATGGAGAAACATCATCGTTTTATTATAAATCCAAATTGAATAGCTACAACTTTACTTTGACTGTGTTAAATAAATTACCAGAGAATGAAGACGATTTTAAAGGCTATGGTGACGTGCATTGCTATTTCTGGGATGAGACCCAAGGAAAAAGAGGTGCAGTGGAGATTGGAAGTTGCGTTTTAGACTTTTTAAAGAAGGTTTGTGAGGATGCAGGTGAACATGAAGTTAACGTAACATTTGTAACAGATAATTGTTGTggccaaaacaaaaataaatacatagCTTCTTTATACATGTTTGCAGTCACTACTATAAAAAACTTAAAGGGCATAACTCACAAATTCCTTATAAAAGGTCATACGCAAAATGAAGCCGACAATGTACACATGCTGATACAGAAACAAATATCAAGAGATTTAAAAGCTGGTCCAATCTTAACACCACTTCAATCCACCACCGCAATTCAGAGAGCTAGGAAAACGGGGAAACCTTTTATCGTTCATACTTTGAATCATGATTTCTTTTACGACTTGAAAGATTTACAAGTCAAGTGGGGATATAATTTCAACGTTGACGAAGAGAAGAATACCATCGTATGGAATCACATCAAAGTTATGAAATTTACGAAAGGGAACCCATTCTTTTTTCAATATAAGACATCATACAAAGACGcgtttaaacaaataaatgttagaaacaaaagaaagaaaatgttggataataaagaaatatctatcaaaacaGTTTATAGTGCGCCATTTGAGTTAAGTTTAAATAAGAAACAGGATCTCAAAGAATTAATTTCTAAGAGACTTATTGACCCTTATCATGCCTGTTACTATAATAATATGTTAATGTAA